A window of Deltaproteobacteria bacterium contains these coding sequences:
- a CDS encoding DUF58 domain-containing protein codes for MSYLSAPLPWLTAVAKLLAGKKQISKHRVSSFILPRTLSFTKEGKRFIAILFVIGIAAINTGNNLLYLVVAMMLSIIVISGILSESTLRGIEVKRAMPGHIFAGRPVTVKWSISNIKRVFPSFSVSIDEIPANNEFTAESGYIIKLPARASVTHTHSYTFNNRGLHKLEGFKIKTRFPFGFFLKGRRLFAATDVLVYPNIKPVRQTTAAGFLKSGEAPEKIKGHSANLYNIRDYTLMDDSRIIHWKSTAKTARLMAKEFEQEGGKRVKIVFSNTLVSDADFNDRFEDMVEEAAGMADYFIGTGFEVGFKTLTLELPCRSGKEQLYRILRELALIKPVAGDETVPPNVKFVSQ; via the coding sequence ATGAGCTATTTATCCGCGCCCCTGCCGTGGCTTACAGCCGTTGCCAAACTATTAGCTGGAAAAAAACAGATTAGCAAGCATAGGGTAAGTTCATTTATCCTGCCAAGGACTTTATCCTTTACAAAGGAAGGGAAAAGATTTATTGCGATCCTTTTTGTAATCGGCATAGCCGCTATAAATACAGGAAATAATCTCCTCTATCTTGTTGTGGCAATGATGTTGTCTATCATAGTTATATCAGGCATACTTTCAGAATCCACATTAAGAGGTATAGAAGTAAAGAGAGCTATGCCAGGGCATATATTTGCAGGAAGACCTGTGACGGTGAAATGGAGTATTTCAAATATAAAGAGGGTTTTTCCGTCATTCTCTGTTTCAATAGATGAAATCCCTGCCAATAACGAATTTACCGCAGAATCAGGATATATAATAAAATTGCCTGCCCGCGCATCTGTTACTCATACACACTCTTATACCTTTAACAATAGGGGGTTGCATAAATTAGAAGGTTTTAAAATAAAAACCCGTTTCCCTTTTGGTTTTTTTCTAAAAGGGAGAAGACTGTTTGCGGCAACAGATGTGCTTGTATATCCAAATATAAAACCCGTAAGGCAGACAACTGCCGCGGGTTTTTTAAAAAGCGGCGAAGCGCCTGAAAAGATAAAGGGGCATAGCGCCAACCTTTACAATATTCGGGACTATACGCTCATGGATGATTCAAGGATTATACACTGGAAATCAACAGCCAAGACCGCAAGGCTTATGGCAAAGGAGTTTGAACAGGAAGGTGGAAAAAGGGTAAAGATTGTTTTCTCTAATACGCTGGTTTCCGATGCGGATTTTAACGATAGATTTGAGGATATGGTGGAAGAGGCAGCCGGCATGGCTGATTATTTTATAGGAACCGGCTTTGAGGTAGGTTTCAAGACTCTGACCTTGGAATTACCGTGCAGGTCAGGAAAGGAACAGCTTTACAGGATATTAAGAGAGCTTGCCCTTATAAAACCTGTGGCAGGCGATGAAACCGTGCCCCCGAATGTGAAGTTTGTAAGCCAATGA